The DNA sequence CTGATCCCCAAAGCTTTCAGGATCTCGAACCCTACTCGGACTTCATCAACAGGGTCGCCGGTGAGCGAAACCCGCATGGTGTCGCCGATACCGTCGGCCAACAGGATGCCGAGGCCGACCGACGACTTGATGGTGCCGGAAAAGATGGTGCCGGCCTCGGTAATGCCGATATGCAGCGGATAATCGACCGCTTTAGAGAGCAGGCGGTACGCCTCAACCGTCTTCACGACATCAGAGGCCTTGAGGGAAATCTTGATCTGGTCATAACCGATCTCTTCGAGGATCCGGACATGGCCGAGCGCGGAATCGACCATCGCCTGAGCGGTTGGATGGCCATACTTTACCAACAGCTCCTTTTCCAGGGAACCGGCATTAACACCGATCCGGATCGGTACCAGCCGCTCCCGAGCCGAACGGACAACCTCTTCGACCTTCCACCGCTCGCCGATGTTGCCGGGATTGAGACGAAGACCGTCAATCCCCCCTTCAAGCACCTTTAGAGCAAGCTTGTAGTCGAAATGGATATCGGCTATCACCGGAATCGGGCTGGCAGCCTTGATTCGGCCGAGCGCCTCGGCTGCATCCATGTCAGGGACAGCGCAACGCACAATCTCGCATCCAGCGTCAGAAAGCGCAGCTATCTGCTGCAGCGTTGCGGCTTCATTTCGGGTATCGGTACTGCACATCGACTGGACAGAGCAAGGTGCTCCACCGCC is a window from the Geoanaerobacter pelophilus genome containing:
- the ispG gene encoding flavodoxin-dependent (E)-4-hydroxy-3-methylbut-2-enyl-diphosphate synthase, with the translated sequence MKRPTRKISVGGVAIGGGAPCSVQSMCSTDTRNEAATLQQIAALSDAGCEIVRCAVPDMDAAEALGRIKAASPIPVIADIHFDYKLALKVLEGGIDGLRLNPGNIGERWKVEEVVRSARERLVPIRIGVNAGSLEKELLVKYGHPTAQAMVDSALGHVRILEEIGYDQIKISLKASDVVKTVEAYRLLSKAVDYPLHIGITEAGTIFSGTIKSSVGLGILLADGIGDTMRVSLTGDPVDEVRVGFEILKALGIRQKGINFVSCPTCGRCQIDLITVAQEVERRLQGFDAPVTVAVMGCVVNGPGEAREADFGIAGGRGEGLLFRHGEIVRKVPEGELADALVDEVMKSVASEK